Proteins found in one Mucilaginibacter gracilis genomic segment:
- a CDS encoding DUF6364 family protein, giving the protein MKTRLNLTIEKELMHKVKAYAKDNNTSVSNLVEAYFKNILSKKSPNMLELIKSLPKPDIDDNLDLKKAFYEENASKYGF; this is encoded by the coding sequence ATGAAAACAAGACTGAACTTGACAATAGAAAAGGAATTAATGCATAAGGTGAAAGCTTATGCCAAAGATAATAACACGTCGGTTTCAAATTTAGTTGAGGCATATTTCAAAAATATATTAAGTAAAAAATCGCCGAATATGTTAGAGCTGATAAAAAGTTTGCCTAAACCGGATATTGATGATAATTTAGATTTGAAAAAAGCTTTTTACGAAGAGAACGCATCAAAATATGGCTTCTAA
- a CDS encoding HAD family hydrolase, with protein MASKINTIIFDLGNVLIDWNPYHLYRKLFSNDDEIKHFLDTVCTMHWNEEQDAGRPVKEGTELLISQFPEHSDNILAYYERWEEMLGGEIPGTVQILKTLKDSGQYKLYALTNWSTETFPIALSHYHFLSWFDAIVVSGAEGIRKPDSRFYQLLLDRHQVKPQEALFIDDNYRNILAAREMGIESIHFTSADELRQHLSKLGVNA; from the coding sequence ATGGCTTCTAAAATAAACACCATCATTTTCGACCTCGGCAATGTACTCATTGACTGGAACCCGTACCACCTTTACCGCAAGTTGTTTAGTAATGACGACGAGATTAAACACTTCCTGGATACAGTTTGCACCATGCACTGGAACGAGGAGCAGGATGCCGGGCGACCGGTAAAAGAGGGAACGGAGTTGCTAATAAGCCAATTCCCGGAGCATAGTGATAATATACTCGCTTACTATGAACGTTGGGAAGAGATGCTGGGCGGTGAAATACCGGGAACGGTGCAGATATTAAAAACGTTAAAAGATAGCGGCCAATACAAGTTGTATGCGCTAACCAATTGGTCGACAGAGACGTTCCCGATAGCTTTAAGCCATTACCACTTTTTGAGCTGGTTTGATGCCATTGTGGTATCGGGTGCGGAGGGCATCCGCAAGCCCGACTCCCGGTTTTACCAGTTACTTTTGGATAGGCACCAGGTAAAGCCGCAGGAAGCTTTGTTTATTGATGATAATTACCGCAACATACTGGCCGCAAGGGAAATGGGTATTGAATCGATCCATTTTACATCGGCGGACGAGTTGCGTCAACATTTGAGCAAATTGGGCGTTAACGCTTAA
- the metF gene encoding methylenetetrahydrofolate reductase [NAD(P)H] has protein sequence MKITEHIANANGKTLFSFELLPPIKGQSIQGIYNAIDPLMELKPPFIDVTSLREDHIYKEHENGLLEKLITRKRPGTVAVCAAIMNKYKVDAVPHLICGGFTKEETEYALIDLQFLGIDNVLVLRGDARKAESGFVPTVGGHAYATDLLGQVVNMNNGMYLHDTGPTSYKTDFCIGVAGYPEKHFEAPNLKTDFKYLKQKVDMGAGFIVTQMFFDNQKYFDFVNNCRANGITVPIIPGLKPITVSKQLISLSKIFHIDIPEALSEAITDCKSEKDVKEVGIEWMIKQCKELVQFGVPVLHFYTMGNPEPTKRIAQAVF, from the coding sequence ATGAAAATAACAGAACACATCGCCAACGCAAACGGCAAAACATTATTCTCGTTCGAGCTTTTGCCACCAATAAAGGGCCAGAGCATACAAGGCATTTATAACGCCATCGACCCGTTGATGGAGTTAAAACCACCCTTTATTGATGTTACCTCGTTGCGCGAAGATCATATTTATAAAGAGCACGAAAACGGGCTGCTCGAAAAACTCATTACCCGCAAACGCCCCGGCACCGTTGCCGTTTGTGCAGCCATCATGAATAAGTATAAGGTTGATGCCGTTCCGCATTTAATATGTGGTGGCTTTACCAAGGAAGAAACCGAATACGCACTCATCGACCTCCAGTTTTTAGGTATCGATAACGTACTGGTGCTTCGCGGCGACGCCCGCAAAGCCGAATCGGGCTTTGTACCCACCGTTGGCGGCCATGCTTACGCCACCGATTTGTTAGGCCAGGTAGTAAACATGAACAATGGCATGTACCTGCACGATACCGGCCCAACATCATACAAAACCGATTTTTGCATAGGCGTTGCCGGTTATCCCGAAAAGCACTTTGAAGCTCCAAACCTAAAAACCGATTTTAAATATCTGAAACAAAAGGTTGATATGGGCGCAGGCTTTATTGTAACCCAAATGTTTTTCGATAATCAAAAGTATTTCGATTTTGTAAACAATTGCCGCGCCAATGGCATTACCGTACCCATTATACCAGGCTTAAAACCCATCACGGTGTCCAAGCAGTTAATAAGCCTGTCTAAAATATTCCATATTGATATACCCGAAGCATTAAGCGAAGCCATTACCGATTGCAAATCCGAAAAAGACGTAAAAGAAGTTGGTATTGAGTGGATGATAAAGCAATGTAAAGAGCTGGTGCAATTTGGCGTACCTGTATTGCACTTTTACACCATGGGCAACCCGGAGCCAACTAAACGCATAGCGCAGGCGGTATTTTAA
- the metH gene encoding methionine synthase — protein sequence MDIRQQLQKRILIIDGAMGTMIQRYQLTEADFRGERFKNHHSDLQGNNDLLNITRPDIIKAIHAEYLEAGADIIETNTFSTQVISLADYKLEELAYELSYEGARLARQVAEEYTLKTPDKPRFVAGAIGPTNRTASLSPDVNDPGYRAVTFDDLVDAYYTQVRGLVDGGSDVLLIETIFDTLNAKAAIFAIKKYEDECIATGKDYPAFRKTGGIMISGTITDASGRTLSGQTVEAFWNSIRHANLLSVGLNCALGAKDMRPHIEELSAKAGVYISAYPNAGLPNEFGAYDEAPHETAHLVEDFMQAGLVNIVGGCCGTTPDHISCIAKKAYNFPPRPIPVIENNMRLSGLEAITLTAESNFANVGERTNITGSPKFSKLILAEDYEGALVVARQQVEGGAQVIDVNMDEGMIDSEAAMTKFMNLIASEPDIAKLPIMVDSSKWSVIEAGLKCLQGKGIVNSISLKEGEDKFRESARKIMAYGAATVVMAFDETGQADSLARRIEICQRSYNILVNEVGFPPEDIIFDPNILTVATGLEEHNNYAVDFIGATRWIKQNLPHAKVSGGVSNISFSFRGNNTVREAMHSAFLYHAIQAGMDMGIVNAGMLEVYEEIPKPLLELVEDVLLNRRADATERLVEYADTVKSKGKEIVKDEEWRKDPVEKRLSHALVKGIIEYLDDDVEEARQKYAKPLEVIEGPLMDGMNIVGDLFGAGKMFLPQVVKSARVMKKAVAYLLPFIAAEKARVLAAGEGADNERSNAGKILMATVKGDVHDIGKNIVGVVLACNNFEIIDLGVMVPAHKIIEEAKKQNVDIIGLSGLITPSLDEMVHFAKEMEREGFTIPLIIGGATTSRIHAAVKIDPNYSGPAIHVLDASRSVTVCSNLMNKDNRDAYIQGIKDEYAKAREAHLNKKNDKRFVSIADARKQKIELDLSAIPPKPSFLGTKVIEAYPLEDLVPYIDWTPFFHTWELRGSYPKIFDDKVVGVEAKKLYDDAQALLKEIVANKLLQANGVIGFWAANSVGDDIELYTDDTRTQVLSTIYTLRQQAEKVKGEPYYALSDFIAPKQSGVADYWGGFAVTAGIGCDEMVAKYEADHDDYNSIMAKALADRLAEAFAEKMHQLVRTDYWGYAADESLGSDDLIKEKYQGIRPAPGYPACPDHTEKTTLFELLKAEDNAKMHLTESLAMTPAASVSGFYFAHPQARYFGLGKISKDQVVDYAQRKGADLEVTERWLSPNINY from the coding sequence ATGGATATCAGACAACAATTACAAAAACGCATTCTCATTATCGACGGGGCTATGGGCACCATGATACAACGGTATCAGCTCACCGAAGCCGACTTTCGTGGGGAACGTTTTAAAAATCATCATTCGGATTTACAGGGCAATAACGACCTGCTTAACATAACACGCCCCGATATTATTAAGGCCATACATGCCGAATACCTGGAGGCTGGTGCCGATATTATTGAAACCAATACCTTTAGCACACAGGTAATATCCCTTGCCGATTATAAACTGGAAGAACTGGCTTACGAACTGAGCTACGAAGGCGCACGCCTTGCCCGCCAGGTAGCCGAAGAATATACCCTTAAAACCCCCGATAAACCCCGCTTTGTTGCCGGAGCCATCGGTCCAACCAATCGTACAGCATCACTATCACCCGATGTTAACGACCCTGGTTACCGCGCCGTTACGTTTGATGATTTGGTTGATGCCTATTACACACAGGTACGCGGCCTGGTTGATGGCGGTTCGGACGTACTGCTCATCGAAACCATATTTGATACCCTTAACGCCAAGGCAGCCATTTTCGCCATTAAAAAGTACGAAGATGAGTGTATAGCTACCGGTAAAGATTATCCTGCCTTCCGCAAAACGGGCGGCATCATGATCTCCGGCACCATTACCGATGCCTCGGGACGTACCTTATCCGGGCAAACCGTTGAAGCCTTTTGGAACTCCATACGCCATGCCAACTTACTTTCGGTAGGTTTAAATTGCGCTTTGGGTGCTAAAGATATGCGCCCGCATATTGAAGAATTATCCGCAAAAGCGGGCGTATATATTTCGGCCTATCCTAATGCCGGTTTACCCAACGAGTTTGGCGCCTATGACGAGGCTCCACACGAAACCGCCCATTTGGTTGAAGATTTTATGCAAGCGGGTTTAGTCAACATTGTTGGCGGTTGTTGCGGCACAACTCCCGATCACATCAGTTGCATTGCAAAAAAAGCTTACAATTTCCCCCCCAGGCCCATCCCCGTTATTGAAAATAACATGCGCCTGAGTGGTTTAGAAGCTATTACCCTCACCGCCGAAAGCAATTTTGCCAACGTGGGCGAGCGTACCAATATTACCGGATCGCCAAAGTTTAGCAAGCTTATTTTAGCCGAAGATTACGAAGGTGCCTTAGTGGTTGCCCGCCAGCAAGTTGAAGGCGGTGCCCAGGTAATTGATGTAAACATGGACGAGGGGATGATTGATTCGGAAGCCGCCATGACTAAGTTCATGAATTTAATAGCCTCTGAGCCCGATATTGCCAAGCTGCCCATCATGGTCGATTCCAGTAAATGGAGCGTAATAGAGGCTGGCTTAAAGTGCCTACAGGGCAAGGGTATTGTAAACTCCATTTCGCTAAAAGAGGGCGAGGATAAATTCCGCGAATCGGCCCGTAAAATTATGGCTTACGGTGCAGCTACCGTTGTGATGGCGTTTGACGAAACCGGGCAGGCCGATAGTTTGGCCCGTCGTATCGAAATTTGCCAACGCAGCTACAACATACTGGTTAACGAAGTTGGCTTCCCTCCCGAAGATATTATTTTCGACCCCAATATTTTAACAGTTGCCACCGGACTGGAAGAACACAACAACTACGCGGTTGATTTTATTGGAGCCACCCGCTGGATAAAGCAAAACCTGCCGCATGCCAAGGTTAGCGGTGGCGTAAGTAACATATCGTTCTCGTTTAGGGGTAACAATACTGTGCGCGAGGCCATGCACTCGGCCTTTTTATACCACGCCATACAGGCCGGTATGGATATGGGTATTGTTAACGCCGGGATGCTGGAAGTTTACGAAGAAATACCTAAACCACTTTTAGAGCTGGTTGAAGATGTTTTACTAAACCGCCGCGCCGATGCTACCGAACGCCTGGTTGAATATGCCGATACCGTAAAAAGCAAAGGCAAAGAGATTGTTAAGGATGAAGAATGGCGTAAAGACCCGGTTGAAAAACGCCTTTCGCACGCGCTGGTAAAAGGAATTATCGAATATCTGGACGATGATGTAGAGGAGGCCCGCCAAAAATACGCCAAACCCTTAGAGGTTATTGAGGGCCCGCTAATGGACGGTATGAACATTGTTGGCGACTTATTTGGTGCAGGCAAAATGTTTTTGCCGCAGGTAGTAAAATCTGCCCGGGTTATGAAAAAGGCTGTGGCCTACCTGCTGCCTTTTATAGCCGCCGAAAAGGCCCGCGTACTTGCCGCAGGCGAAGGTGCCGATAACGAGCGCAGCAATGCCGGTAAAATACTAATGGCAACCGTAAAAGGCGATGTGCACGATATTGGTAAAAACATTGTAGGCGTAGTACTGGCCTGCAATAACTTCGAAATTATTGATCTGGGCGTAATGGTTCCGGCTCATAAAATTATTGAGGAAGCCAAAAAGCAAAACGTTGATATTATTGGCCTGAGCGGTTTAATTACCCCATCGCTTGATGAAATGGTACATTTTGCCAAAGAAATGGAGCGCGAAGGTTTTACTATTCCGTTAATTATTGGCGGGGCAACTACCTCGCGCATACACGCGGCTGTAAAAATAGATCCTAATTATTCGGGCCCGGCAATTCACGTTTTAGATGCTTCACGCAGCGTTACCGTGTGCAGCAACCTGATGAACAAAGACAACCGCGATGCCTACATACAAGGCATTAAAGATGAATACGCCAAAGCCAGGGAAGCACATTTAAACAAAAAGAACGACAAGCGTTTTGTTAGCATTGCCGATGCCCGCAAACAAAAAATAGAACTCGATTTAAGTGCCATACCGCCCAAACCTAGCTTTTTAGGCACTAAAGTTATTGAGGCATATCCTTTGGAAGATTTGGTACCCTATATTGACTGGACACCGTTTTTCCATACCTGGGAACTTCGCGGAAGCTACCCTAAAATATTTGACGACAAGGTGGTTGGTGTTGAAGCCAAAAAGCTTTACGATGATGCTCAGGCTTTATTGAAAGAAATTGTAGCCAACAAACTATTGCAGGCAAACGGTGTAATTGGCTTTTGGGCGGCAAACAGTGTTGGCGATGACATTGAGTTGTATACCGATGATACCCGTACCCAAGTATTATCAACCATTTACACACTTCGCCAGCAGGCCGAAAAGGTAAAGGGCGAGCCATATTATGCCCTGTCGGATTTTATAGCACCTAAACAAAGTGGTGTTGCCGACTATTGGGGCGGCTTTGCCGTAACGGCAGGTATTGGCTGCGACGAGATGGTTGCCAAATACGAAGCCGACCACGACGATTATAACAGCATTATGGCCAAAGCCCTTGCCGACCGTTTAGCCGAAGCCTTTGCCGAAAAAATGCACCAACTGGTACGTACAGATTACTGGGGCTACGCCGCCGACGAAAGCTTAGGCAGCGACGACCTGATTAAAGAAAAATACCAGGGCATACGCCCTGCACCCGGTTACCCGGCCTGCCCGGACCATACCGAAAAAACAACCTTATTTGAATTGCTAAAAGCCGAAGACAACGCCAAAATGCATCTCACCGAAAGCCTGGCCATGACGCCAGCAGCATCGGTAAGTGGTTTTTACTTTGCACACCCCCAGGCCCGTTACTTTGGCTTAGGCAAAATAAGCAAAGACCAGGTTGTGGACTACGCCCAAAGAAAAGGTGCCGATTTGGAAGTAACCGAACGCTGGTTGAGCCCTAATATTAATTATTAG
- a CDS encoding Bax inhibitor-1/YccA family protein: MEEQKINYRYDSVIQLDETASSRRFLSGVFTWMFAALGISALVSYYFTGSEALLKLIFDPITGGLTGLGYLAIFSPVIFALLMQIAYNKIAYPILVLLFVTYATLIGISFSLIFLAYSATAIFGVFITTSLVFGIMAIAGYYTHQDLTKMGTILYTIFIGLFIAFMVNFFIGSAALDYILSCIGVVVFVGLTAYKVQMLKRIGSGMEYGSLPSKKLALIGGLQLYITFINLFMMLLRLFGGSRR, translated from the coding sequence ATGGAAGAGCAAAAAATAAATTACAGATACGATAGTGTAATACAATTAGACGAAACCGCATCGTCACGCAGATTTTTATCAGGCGTATTTACCTGGATGTTTGCAGCATTAGGTATCTCTGCATTGGTAAGCTATTATTTTACAGGAAGCGAAGCCTTGTTAAAACTGATATTCGACCCAATTACCGGCGGACTAACCGGCTTAGGCTATCTTGCTATTTTTTCACCGGTAATTTTTGCGCTGTTAATGCAAATAGCTTACAATAAAATAGCTTACCCTATACTGGTTTTGCTATTTGTTACCTATGCCACTTTAATCGGCATCAGCTTTAGCTTAATATTTTTAGCCTATTCGGCAACGGCTATATTCGGTGTTTTCATAACAACATCGCTTGTTTTTGGTATTATGGCCATTGCGGGGTATTACACCCATCAAGACTTAACCAAAATGGGTACAATTCTTTACACCATATTTATTGGCCTGTTTATAGCATTCATGGTAAACTTCTTTATCGGTAGTGCCGCTTTAGATTATATTTTAAGCTGCATTGGTGTTGTAGTATTTGTTGGCCTAACGGCTTACAAGGTACAAATGTTAAAACGCATAGGCTCGGGTATGGAATATGGCAGCTTGCCTTCAAAAAAGTTAGCTTTAATTGGCGGCCTTCAATTGTACATTACATTTATTAACTTGTTTATGATGTTACTCCGCCTATTTGGAGGTAGCAGAAGATAA